From Parambassis ranga chromosome 9, fParRan2.1, whole genome shotgun sequence, the proteins below share one genomic window:
- the LOC114441834 gene encoding zinc metalloproteinase-disintegrin-like brevilysin H2a translates to MTPTLLLWVLILNASLKPSESHSHEFEEAKDYEVVRPVRIHTVRKRHAEHLRPETIKYVMTVGGKDIEMQLEKNNDLLTKDYTETYYNDDGTQVTAAPHDIDHCYYHGRIVNDSRSSVSISTCDGLRGYFRTSAQRYLIEPLSSDDEGDHAVTTFNEKNFTPAVCGVTNTSWSDDFEPPTSRSRSRSAGISIVQQQKYIELFLVADNRAYEKMKRDQTALRKRMFEIVNFVNMVYKPLKTFIALVGLEIWSSSDLISVTPPAGANLNAFMSWRNSELMPRKNHDNAHLISGIDFEGATVGLAFIGTLCSGHSVGVVQDHNDRAIAVGATLAHEMGHNLGMDHDDSSSCACTGESCIMAAALSWNIPRSFSSCSSNNYEKYLTERSPSCLLNKPDYRGLVAPAVCGNGFVESGEQCDCGTVAECTNPCCNATTCTLTEGSQCAEGECCDNCKISPRSRECRRKQDDCDLAEYCDGKSATCPEDVFAVNGLLCDKGRGYCYDGKCPQRSNQCIKMYGASATEGGQYCYDQNTRGVYYAFCRRDKDQYFPCQRQDVLCGKLFCHNGIDSPNYGRMVRFGECKAAFFDDYTKDYGQVDTGTICGEAKVCSQNQCVDLATAYRNVNCSANCPGHAVCNHKSQCQCEPGWLPPRCDSQDEAFSALSSGATAAIVVTVILVLLGVIAGAVGFIWKKRQSPTLPTTHRKQTPSSTPHVSKGQVPSQHMSVGQVGMSKPKGAPPPPPPAGNRPKPTNQNYYSNARQALRPVPPPKV, encoded by the exons ATGACGCCAACACTCCTATTGTGGGTCCTCATCCTAAATGCTTCGCTCAAGCCCTCAG AAAGCCACAGTCACGAGTTTGAAGAGGCAAAGGACTATGAAGTGGTTCGACCTGTCAGAATTCACACAGTCAGAAAAAGACATGCAGAG caCCTAAGACCAGAGACTATTAAGTATGTAATGACTGTGGGAGGAAAAGACATTGAAATGCAACTAGAGAAAAAtaa TGACTTACTCACCAAAGACTACACTGAGACTTACTACAACGATGATGGGACTCAAGTAACTGCAGCGCCACATGACATT GATCACTGCTACTACCATGGCAGAATTGTGAATGACAGCAGGTCATCTGTTAGTATCAGCACTTGTGATGGACTCAG GGGTTACTTCAGGACATCTGCCCAGAGGTACCTGATCGAGCCCCTGTCAAGTGATGATGAGGGTGATCACGCAGTGACAACTTTTAATGAGAAAAACTTCACACCTGCAGTGTGCGGCGTCACCAACACCAGCTGGAGTGACGACTTTGAACCCCCAACAAGCCGCAGTCGTTCCAGATCAGCG GGTATTTCCATTGTTCAGCAGCAGAAATACATTGAGCTCTTCCTCGTTGCTGATAATCGTGCG TAtgagaagatgaagagagaCCAGACAGCTCTGAGAAAGAGGATGTTTGAAATTGTCAACTTTGTCAACATG GTATACAAGCCCCTGAAAACCTTCATTGCTCTGGTGGGTCTGGAGATCTGGTCCAGCAGCGACTTGATATCTGTGACCCCTCCAGCCGGGGCCAATCTCAACGCTTTCATGTCGTGGAGGAACTCTGAGCTGATGCCGAGGAAAAATCACGACAATGCACATCTCATTAG TGGTATTGATTTTGAAGGAGCAACTGTAGGTCTTGCTTTCATTGGGACTCTGTGTTCCGGTCATTCTGTCGGGGTAGTACAG GATCACAATGACCGTGCCATTGCAGTCGGAGCGACACTGGCCCATGAGATGGGCCATAACCTGGGCATGGACCATGAcgactccagcagctgtgcttgTACTGGGGAGAGCTGCATTATGGCAGCAGCACTCAG CTGGAACATTCCTCGgtccttcagcagctgcagcagcaacaactaTGAAAAATATCTGACAGAACGCAGCCCCAGCTGTCTGCTGAACAAACCAGACTACAGGGGTCTGGTGGCTCCTGCAGTCTGTGGGAACGGTTTTGTGGAAAGTGGAGAGCAATGCGACTGTGGAACTGTGGCG GAGTGCACCAACCCGTGCTGCAATGCCACCACCTGCACCCTGACGGAGGGCTCACAGTGTGCTGAAGGCGAGTGCTGCGACAACTGTAAG ATCTCACCTCGCTCCAGGGAGTGCCGCAGGAAGCAGGATGACTGTGATCTGGCAGAGTACTGTGATGGGAAGAGCGCCACCTGTCCTGAGGATGTGTTCGCTGTGAACGggctgctgtgtgataaagGCCGGGGATACTGCTACGATGGCAAGTGTCCACAGAGGTCGAACCAATGCATCAAGATGTACGGAGCAT CTGCTACAGAGGGCGGACAGTACTGCTACGACCAGAACACCAGAGGAGTCTACTACGCTTTCTGCAGACGTGACAAAGACCAGTACTTCCCCTGTCAGCGACA AGACGTGCTTTGTGGGAAGCTCTTCTGCCACAATGGTATTGACAGCCCAAACTACGGCCGCATGGTCCGGTTCGGAGAATGCAAGGCAGCTTTCTTTGATGACTACACCAAAGACTATGGCCAGGTGGACACAGGGACTATATGTGGAGAAGCAAAG GTGTGCAGCCAGAATCAGTGTGTGGATCTAGCGACGGCTTACAGAAACGTAAACTGCTCAGCTAACTGCCCCGGCCACGCT GTGTGTAACCACAAGAGTCAGTGTCAATGTGAACCAGGCTGGTTGCCTCCTCGCTGTGATTCACAAGATGAAGCCTTCAGTGCTCTTTCTTCTG GAGCAACTGCTGCCATTGTGGTGACAGTTATTCTAGTGCTTTTAGGTGTCATAGCTGGTGCGGTGGGGTTCATCTGGAAAAAACGACAGAGTCCCACATTACCCAC TACACACAGAAAGCAGACACCCAGCTCCACTCCACACGTGAGCAAAGGGCAGGTACCCAGTCAACACATGTCAGTCGGACAG GTTGGTATGTCAAAACCAAAaggagctcctcctccaccgcctCCAGCAGGGAACAGACCCAAACCCACAAACCAGAACTACTACAGCAACGCACGTCAG GCTCTGAGGCCAGTACCTCCACCTAAGGTGTGA